The Poriferisphaera corsica DNA segment TATGGCTGATCGCGGTGCCAGTACTTGAGGCGATTTTCTCATGAATCGTGCCCGAGATGGGGCGCGAGCCTCGCGTGGTCTGGCGGCTGCTGCCAGCGGCCCGGTTGTTTAGCCGGTGATTGTGCTGGCTTATTCATAGGCGACAACTGCAGATAAAAATCACTCAAACATCACTGCGCAAGATCAAAATCCCTGTGGGGGCCTTGCGAGTCGGCGAAATTCAGCTGCATGGATAAAATTGTAACCATTGGCCTTCAATAAGGTTGTGGCAATCTAAGAAGCAGAGGACAGGGGGCTTACCGTACAAACTCGAGACGTGCTAAAACGCTGGGAAAAGCTGTTTGTGATCTTGTGGCAAGTGTTCAGAATTGAAGTTGCCTAGATCGTTGCGTTTTGGCTGGAAATCGCGGCGGCCTCAATGCGGGGCATGATGGCGTTGGCGAGATCCATGTAATGGTATCCCACGAATTCCGGGAATGTCAGCCGCACTGGTTATCTGCGATATTTGTTAACTCTTTTCAGTGAATGACTTGCGTGAGCTCGTCGGGCTGAAGTGAGAGATGACAAACCAAGGCAGCCCGGTACGGGTTGTGTGGTACCTACTTCGACCACACGGATTGCCAGAACTCATACCCTTCAGTAACTCGTAAAATCTTGCAATCTATGGAGTTAGTGGATGGATTTCGTGGGTGTCAGCAGTGCTGACGGGGAGGAAATCCAACTTCCGGGGGGGATGAGTTTGTTGGGAGCGTATACGGCGAGTCTTCTGCCGTCTGCTTCCGTGAACAGATCCAACCTATACGATGATCTGTCCGTACTAGGGGTTAATCGACGTGATGAACCCTTAGATAAGAAAAAAGTCTGCGTAAGCGTTAACTTATGCAGACTTAAGTAGTTAGCTTATTTACGCAGGCCGAGCGTCTTGATGAGATCGCGGTATGCGACGTAATCTTTCTTCTCAACATATCGGAGAAGTCTGTTACGCTTTGAGACCATCCCGAGGAGGCCACGGCGTGTTGAGAAGTCGTGCTTGTGTTCACGCATGTGCTGGGTGAGGTTGTTGATGCGTTCGGTAAGAACGGCGATCTGTACCTGAGGTGAACCTGTATCACTGTCACCCTGCTTGTGTTCATCAATCAGGGCTACTTTTTTTGCGTTAGTAATCGACATATTTGGCTGCCATAAGTGGGTGCTTTGCACCGGATGTAAATTCTTGTCAATTGCGAGGTTACCGCATCCTGCTGCAACAATCGCGCCAATTAATCGCCAAAGGAACGAGATAGTGTATCAGGGGGTGGGATGCAAGGCAATTGATGGCCGGGAAGTGAGGTGCCTAGCGGGGTGGGGCAGCGTTGTGTGGGGAAGGTGTGGATGAGAAG contains these protein-coding regions:
- the rpsO gene encoding 30S ribosomal protein S15, translated to MSITNAKKVALIDEHKQGDSDTGSPQVQIAVLTERINNLTQHMREHKHDFSTRRGLLGMVSKRNRLLRYVEKKDYVAYRDLIKTLGLRK